One segment of Tamlana crocina DNA contains the following:
- a CDS encoding response regulator transcription factor, translated as MNKAEILIIDDEPQIRKLLQINLESNDYIVSQASSAKEGVILSASHPPDLILLDIGLPDKSGHEVLNELREWYNNPIIILSVQDNEEDIVKALDNGATDYLTKPFRTGELLARIRSAIRNHENIENKTTISIGTIEIDLVARIVKRSGIVLKLTSTEYNLLALFAKNEGKVLTHQFLLKEIWGFSYQNETQYLRVFVGSLRKKIEENPNNPKHIITESGVGYRFQ; from the coding sequence ATGAATAAAGCAGAAATATTAATTATTGACGACGAGCCACAAATACGAAAATTACTTCAAATAAACCTAGAGAGCAATGACTATATAGTATCACAAGCAAGTTCAGCTAAAGAAGGGGTGATATTATCTGCAAGCCATCCTCCAGATTTGATATTGCTTGATATTGGCCTGCCAGACAAAAGTGGCCACGAGGTTTTAAACGAATTACGGGAATGGTACAACAACCCTATAATCATTCTTTCTGTACAAGATAACGAAGAGGATATTGTAAAGGCGCTAGATAATGGCGCAACAGACTATTTAACCAAACCGTTCAGAACTGGCGAATTGTTGGCCCGAATCCGTTCAGCAATAAGAAACCATGAAAATATTGAGAACAAAACCACTATTTCCATTGGAACTATTGAGATTGACTTGGTGGCTCGAATTGTAAAACGAAGCGGAATAGTACTTAAATTAACATCTACTGAGTATAATTTGCTTGCTTTATTTGCAAAGAATGAAGGTAAAGTCCTTACACACCAATTTCTCTTAAAAGAAATATGGGGCTTCAGCTACCAAAATGAAACACAATACTTGCGCGTTTTTGTTGGTTCTCTTAGGAAAAAAATTGAAGAAAACCCCAACAACCCAAAGCATATCATTACCGAAAGTGGTGTTGGGTACCGTTTTCAATAA
- a CDS encoding potassium transporter TrkG — MKQENDTIGNNENKLGIWYRLVRRYRKFQLTLSPQQNLLYGFLTYTIMGWALLCVPYFQKQAVGGLDSLFIATSAISTTGLVTVSIFDTYTWFGQLVIMLLFQIGGVGYMTFTSFILLSRKSPLTHWHQRVLNAEFTMPRGFELKDFLKSVIVFTIIIETIGALCFYIAFTRAGVEPNFAVWSSIFHSVSAFCTAGFGLYNDSFEQFAGNTSINSIISVLAISGSLGFIVVTDLWNRITKKTNKITFTTKIIFGVITILLALGTLAIYFFEPSVNQLGEQKLMASFFQSMTALTTVGFNTVPIGSFSLGVLLIVISLMYIGASPSGTGGGMKSTTLTALLAIMWSRIRNNGRVTFFGRTIPQERLYVATSIFILYAFVIFLSTVLLAMTEDFPLNQILFETTSAISTVGLSTGITGDLSTLGKTIIIFVMFVGRLGLLTFGLAILARKNKLEIVENETDLAI, encoded by the coding sequence ATGAAACAAGAAAACGACACAATTGGCAACAATGAAAACAAATTAGGTATATGGTATCGTCTGGTAAGGCGATATAGAAAATTTCAATTAACATTATCGCCTCAACAAAATCTACTTTATGGATTTTTAACCTATACCATAATGGGTTGGGCCTTGTTGTGCGTGCCATATTTCCAGAAACAAGCCGTTGGCGGATTAGACAGTTTATTTATCGCTACATCAGCCATATCAACCACAGGACTTGTAACAGTTAGTATATTCGACACCTATACATGGTTTGGACAACTGGTAATCATGTTGCTTTTTCAAATAGGTGGTGTTGGGTACATGACTTTTACTTCGTTTATTTTACTCTCAAGGAAAAGCCCTTTAACACATTGGCACCAAAGGGTTTTGAATGCAGAGTTTACCATGCCTCGAGGCTTTGAGCTGAAAGATTTTCTTAAATCGGTAATCGTCTTTACAATTATAATAGAAACCATTGGAGCCTTGTGCTTCTACATAGCCTTTACAAGGGCAGGTGTAGAACCTAACTTTGCCGTTTGGAGCAGCATTTTTCATAGTGTATCGGCTTTCTGTACCGCAGGCTTTGGCCTTTACAATGATAGTTTTGAACAGTTCGCCGGCAATACTTCAATCAATTCAATCATTTCCGTTTTAGCCATAAGCGGCTCGTTGGGTTTTATTGTGGTTACAGATCTTTGGAATAGAATTACAAAAAAAACTAACAAAATAACATTCACTACTAAAATCATCTTTGGGGTAATTACTATTTTACTTGCCTTAGGTACTTTGGCAATTTATTTTTTTGAACCTTCCGTAAACCAACTGGGAGAACAGAAATTAATGGCCTCCTTCTTCCAATCAATGACTGCACTTACTACAGTTGGTTTCAATACCGTACCAATAGGAAGTTTTTCATTGGGTGTTTTGCTCATCGTCATTTCTTTGATGTACATAGGAGCTTCGCCTTCGGGTACAGGTGGAGGCATGAAATCTACCACGCTCACGGCCTTGCTCGCTATCATGTGGAGTAGAATTAGAAATAACGGACGCGTAACCTTTTTTGGAAGAACTATCCCTCAGGAAAGACTTTACGTAGCAACTTCTATCTTTATACTATATGCATTTGTAATTTTTCTTTCTACTGTGCTATTGGCAATGACTGAAGATTTTCCTCTAAACCAAATCTTATTCGAAACCACTTCAGCCATTAGCACAGTTGGCTTAAGTACCGGCATTACAGGAGACCTAAGTACTTTAGGGAAAACAATAATTATTTTTGTAATGTTTGTTGGCAGGCTTGGTCTATTAACTTTTGGATTGGCTATTTTGGCAAGAAAAAACAAACTTGAAATCGTGGAAAACGAAACAGATTTAGCAATTTAA
- a CDS encoding chemotaxis protein codes for MTFYNKIKWVLGILIVFVLIVATNLIDRNNFVRVKESVETIYEDRLIAKDLIFEMSQAVQEKELALVLPDTVFFKGRNAKVNQTIQGLIGTFETTKLTKEESAVFDTLKDNFEKLKDEEAAFTTTGFADKKRVSKRVAEINGNLQSLSDIQITEGKRQMSITKRALDTVELFTQIEIYILVFLAIIIQIIVMYKPKGDV; via the coding sequence ATGACATTTTACAACAAGATTAAGTGGGTATTGGGTATTTTAATTGTTTTTGTTTTAATTGTGGCAACCAATTTAATTGACCGAAACAATTTTGTTCGCGTAAAAGAATCGGTGGAGACCATTTACGAAGACCGATTAATCGCCAAAGATTTAATTTTTGAAATGTCGCAGGCCGTTCAAGAAAAAGAACTGGCTTTGGTGCTGCCCGATACCGTGTTTTTTAAAGGCAGAAACGCGAAAGTTAACCAAACCATACAAGGGTTAATCGGTACTTTTGAAACCACTAAACTCACCAAGGAGGAAAGTGCTGTTTTTGATACCTTAAAGGATAATTTTGAGAAATTAAAAGACGAAGAAGCCGCTTTTACAACCACAGGTTTTGCCGATAAAAAGCGGGTGTCAAAGCGCGTAGCGGAAATAAATGGCAACTTACAGAGCCTGTCTGATATCCAAATAACCGAAGGCAAGCGGCAAATGTCTATCACCAAAAGGGCACTCGACACCGTAGAATTGTTTACCCAAATTGAAATTTATATTCTGGTTTTTCTGGCGATTATCATCCAAATTATTGTGATGTATAAACCGAAAGGGGATGTTTAG
- a CDS encoding outer membrane beta-barrel family protein, translating into MILKKTATPVLFGILLMFSFISTAQTTKIEGRVVEQSSNQPLAYATVMLADKETNKPISGTTTTEEGTFVLETETNNYYIKVSFIGFVTKSIRDFEEKNNTINLGAITLAEDAAQLDEVVVQAEVSRTEFKLDKRVFNVGKDIASTGMSALDVLNNVPSVNVNIEGAISLRGSSGVQVLINGKPSILTEDGGALGSITADMIESIEVITNPSAKYDAEGTSGIINIIIKKEERKGLNGSVSLNTGVPDNHSVGISLNRRSEKFNLFTQLGLGRRSYPRDSENINRNLETETTLFNTGTDYRNEKFYNITLGTDYYLTPNDVFTLSGNFAYEVEDQPSNYNFQLFDEANALVSEWNRSEDTEATNPKYQYELIYKKDFEDHEDHDLLFSATGNSFAKDQSSLFDDVTVSGQDRDAQQRTRTDFAEDNFTFKLDYMKPFSEQWSIETGAQYVMTDVSNDYEVEDWINSEFVTDAGLTNIFNYDQKVLGAYFSAAYEGEKWGLKGGLRLEQTDLKTLLETTNEANDQNYTNLFPSVHTSYKFSEAVSLQAGYSKRVYRPRMWDLNPFFNIRNSFSIRQGNPELQPEFTDSYEVTTIVDIGRTSLNFGVYHRFTTDMIERITFSEDNVNTTRPENIGTNSTVGVEFNTKYTPINWLTFNVDFNYNSFNREGTFQSQVFDFKGDQWTSKLMAKLKLPANIDFEATANYESEYKTVQGQNDDIAFLDLGLRKKIFNGKGVFSLGVRDVFASRYFKSFTAQETFTNYTESTRGRFVTLGFSYGFGKGEAMEYSGGKRR; encoded by the coding sequence ATGATTTTAAAGAAAACCGCTACTCCAGTTTTATTCGGCATCTTATTGATGTTCAGTTTTATAAGTACTGCCCAAACTACAAAAATAGAAGGTCGGGTTGTCGAGCAATCCAGTAATCAGCCCTTGGCGTATGCCACGGTAATGTTGGCCGATAAGGAAACCAACAAGCCCATTTCGGGCACCACCACCACCGAAGAAGGAACTTTTGTTTTAGAAACCGAAACCAATAATTATTACATCAAAGTAAGTTTTATTGGGTTTGTTACCAAAAGCATCCGCGATTTTGAGGAAAAAAACAACACCATAAATTTAGGTGCCATTACCTTGGCTGAAGACGCTGCCCAACTCGATGAGGTGGTGGTTCAGGCCGAAGTATCACGAACCGAATTTAAGCTGGACAAACGGGTTTTTAATGTGGGTAAGGATATTGCCAGCACCGGAATGAGTGCTCTGGATGTACTCAATAACGTGCCATCGGTAAATGTGAATATTGAAGGCGCCATTAGCCTGCGAGGAAGCTCGGGGGTACAAGTGCTCATAAACGGAAAGCCTTCCATTTTAACAGAAGACGGTGGGGCACTGGGCAGCATCACCGCCGATATGATTGAAAGCATCGAAGTGATCACCAACCCATCGGCCAAATACGATGCCGAAGGTACTTCGGGTATTATCAATATCATCATAAAAAAGGAAGAACGCAAAGGCTTGAACGGCTCGGTGAGCCTTAACACGGGGGTGCCAGATAACCACAGTGTGGGCATCAGCTTAAACCGTCGGTCGGAAAAATTCAACCTCTTTACCCAGCTGGGGTTGGGGCGTAGGAGCTATCCGCGCGATAGCGAAAATATCAATAGAAATTTAGAAACCGAAACCACCTTGTTTAATACGGGTACCGACTACCGAAACGAAAAATTTTACAACATCACTTTGGGTACGGATTATTACCTCACGCCAAACGATGTGTTTACCCTTTCGGGGAATTTTGCCTACGAAGTCGAGGACCAACCATCCAATTATAATTTCCAACTTTTTGACGAGGCCAATGCTTTGGTGTCTGAATGGAACCGTTCGGAAGATACCGAAGCGACCAATCCTAAATATCAGTACGAACTCATTTATAAAAAAGATTTTGAAGACCACGAAGACCACGATCTGCTCTTTAGTGCCACCGGAAATTCCTTTGCTAAAGATCAAAGTTCGTTGTTTGATGATGTAACGGTATCGGGTCAAGATCGCGATGCCCAACAAAGAACGCGAACCGATTTTGCCGAAGATAATTTCACATTCAAACTGGATTACATGAAACCCTTTTCAGAACAATGGAGTATTGAAACGGGAGCGCAATACGTGATGACCGATGTGAGCAACGATTACGAAGTTGAAGATTGGATTAATAGTGAGTTTGTTACCGATGCGGGGCTGACCAATATTTTTAACTACGACCAAAAAGTGTTGGGAGCTTATTTTTCGGCAGCGTACGAAGGCGAAAAATGGGGGCTGAAAGGTGGACTGCGATTAGAGCAAACCGACCTAAAAACCCTTTTGGAAACCACTAACGAGGCCAACGACCAAAATTATACCAATCTATTCCCTAGTGTGCATACCTCGTATAAGTTTTCAGAAGCTGTATCGTTACAGGCTGGCTATTCCAAACGTGTGTACAGGCCACGAATGTGGGACTTAAATCCGTTTTTCAATATTCGAAATAGTTTTAGCATCCGCCAAGGAAACCCCGAATTGCAGCCCGAATTTACCGATTCGTACGAAGTCACCACCATTGTCGATATTGGTAGAACCTCCTTAAATTTTGGTGTATATCACCGCTTTACTACCGATATGATTGAGCGTATTACCTTCTCCGAAGACAATGTTAATACCACGCGCCCAGAAAATATTGGCACAAACAGCACGGTGGGTGTCGAGTTCAATACCAAATATACTCCCATAAATTGGTTGACGTTTAATGTCGATTTTAATTATAACAGCTTCAATCGAGAAGGGACGTTCCAGTCGCAAGTGTTCGATTTTAAAGGTGACCAATGGACCTCCAAACTTATGGCTAAACTAAAGTTGCCCGCCAATATCGATTTTGAGGCTACCGCAAATTACGAGTCCGAATACAAAACCGTTCAAGGCCAAAACGATGATATCGCCTTTTTAGACCTCGGTCTTCGGAAAAAAATATTCAACGGAAAAGGTGTTTTTAGCTTAGGGGTTCGCGATGTGTTCGCTTCACGCTATTTTAAAAGTTTTACGGCCCAGGAAACCTTTACCAATTATACTGAAAGTACGCGAGGCCGTTTTGTTACCCTTGGTTTTAGTTACGGTTTCGGTAAAGGCGAAGCCATGGAATACAGTGGCGGTAAGCGGCGCTAA